A region from the Negativicoccus succinicivorans genome encodes:
- a CDS encoding acetamidase/formamidase family protein, whose amino-acid sequence MQEIRECIYKFTPEMQPVATAKPGEVVKFITKDCYDGQVQKPTDIAESVDWQHTNPATGPLYIEGAEPGDALAVDILDVTVADQGAVCSIPECGPFCEKSELRTHIMRIENGLVHWDANDMVWPLDTMVGVIGVATDEKEISTGFVGNHGGNMDSRIIQKGVTVWFPVRVKGGLLAMGDLHATMADGEVCGNGIEIAGEVIVRVRLLKNFKLNWAVTETKDAYFVNTCGPTCDDAIRAGYLELHRLISDAYGLDYTDTAMYMSIQGYLCANQACLVEEAGGDSFRVGTPKVLNKKPLIG is encoded by the coding sequence ATGCAAGAGATCAGAGAATGTATTTATAAGTTTACTCCCGAGATGCAGCCGGTTGCGACAGCTAAACCGGGTGAAGTGGTCAAATTTATCACCAAAGATTGCTATGACGGTCAGGTGCAAAAACCGACGGATATTGCGGAATCGGTGGATTGGCAACATACGAATCCGGCGACCGGTCCGCTTTACATCGAAGGCGCGGAGCCGGGCGATGCGCTGGCGGTCGATATTTTGGATGTTACGGTAGCTGACCAGGGCGCGGTATGTTCGATTCCCGAATGCGGTCCGTTTTGTGAAAAAAGTGAATTGCGGACGCATATTATGCGGATTGAAAACGGTTTGGTGCATTGGGATGCCAATGACATGGTGTGGCCGTTGGACACGATGGTCGGCGTGATCGGTGTCGCGACCGATGAAAAAGAAATCTCTACCGGTTTTGTGGGAAATCACGGCGGCAATATGGACAGCCGCATCATCCAAAAGGGCGTAACGGTTTGGTTCCCGGTACGTGTTAAAGGCGGCCTGCTGGCCATGGGTGATCTGCATGCCACGATGGCGGACGGCGAAGTCTGCGGCAACGGGATTGAAATCGCCGGTGAAGTGATCGTGCGCGTGCGTCTTTTGAAAAACTTCAAGCTGAATTGGGCGGTTACGGAAACCAAAGATGCGTACTTTGTCAACACCTGCGGACCGACGTGCGATGACGCGATTCGCGCGGGATATTTGGAATTGCATCGTCTGATCAGCGATGCGTACGGATTGGATTACACGGATACCGCGATGTATATGTCCATTCAGGGATATCTTTGCGCCAACCAGGCTTGCCTTGTGGAAGAGGCCGGCGGTGACAGCTTCCGTGTCGGCACGCCGAAAGTATTGAATAAAAAACCGCTGATCGGATAA